In Thermospira aquatica, the following proteins share a genomic window:
- the panB gene encoding 3-methyl-2-oxobutanoate hydroxymethyltransferase, producing the protein MVTAARIRSLKGKRKISMLTAYDYLTARILEAASIDIILVGDSMGTTVLGYPTTIPVSMDIMVPHVAAVKRGAPHTMVVADMPFLSYGLSEEEAIRNAGRFLKEGNADAIKLEGGREIVPLIEKMVSLGIPVMGHIGLRPQQVLKVGYQIAGKNDKEIEELSEDAKILENAGIFSLVLEDTTEEAARLITDMLSIPTIGIGAGRYTDGQVLVITDMLGYNPEINYKHNKTYVNLYNTIFNAAVQYKEEVEKGLFPAEENVFHQK; encoded by the coding sequence ATGGTAACCGCTGCCCGGATTCGCAGTTTAAAGGGCAAACGAAAAATCTCGATGCTTACCGCCTATGACTATTTGACTGCCCGTATCCTCGAAGCTGCTTCCATTGATATCATCCTCGTAGGGGATTCAATGGGAACAACAGTTCTCGGCTATCCTACCACGATTCCTGTCTCCATGGATATCATGGTCCCCCATGTTGCTGCCGTCAAGCGGGGAGCTCCTCACACGATGGTTGTCGCTGATATGCCTTTTCTCTCCTATGGTCTCTCCGAAGAAGAAGCTATTCGCAATGCAGGAAGGTTTCTCAAAGAGGGTAATGCCGATGCCATAAAACTCGAAGGAGGGAGAGAAATCGTCCCCCTCATAGAAAAAATGGTCTCGCTCGGCATTCCTGTTATGGGCCATATAGGACTTCGTCCCCAACAGGTACTCAAGGTGGGATACCAGATTGCCGGAAAAAACGACAAAGAGATCGAAGAACTCAGTGAAGACGCCAAAATCCTGGAAAACGCCGGGATCTTCAGTCTTGTTCTTGAAGACACTACCGAAGAGGCAGCAAGACTCATTACCGACATGCTTTCTATCCCAACGATTGGCATTGGCGCGGGGAGATACACTGATGGTCAGGTACTCGTGATCACCGATATGCTGGGATACAACCCGGAAATCAACTACAAGCACAACAAAACCTACGTCAATCTCTACAATACGATTTTTAATGCGGCCGTTCAATACAAAGAAGAAGTAGAAAAGGGCCTCTTTCCTGCAGAAGAAAATGTTTTTCATCAGAAATAA
- a CDS encoding ExbD/TolR family protein, which translates to MRFRRNAKFISEINMTPVIDIVFQLLTFFMLTSTFIKSSAINVDLPSSKTSDAQPVREVVVVLYKDGRITVNNQPVQKNAITSFISKYAQQDSELVVTVQGDKRVDYGLLIEVMDAVRQAGVKRLSLATIYKED; encoded by the coding sequence ATGAGATTCCGAAGAAACGCAAAATTTATCAGTGAAATCAATATGACACCGGTGATTGATATTGTCTTTCAGCTTTTAACCTTTTTTATGCTTACCTCTACCTTTATCAAAAGCTCAGCCATCAACGTCGACCTCCCCAGCAGCAAAACCTCTGACGCTCAGCCCGTGAGAGAAGTGGTGGTTGTCCTCTACAAAGATGGTCGCATCACCGTAAATAACCAACCTGTCCAGAAAAATGCTATCACCTCCTTCATCTCAAAATATGCCCAGCAAGACAGCGAGCTCGTGGTAACTGTCCAGGGAGACAAGCGTGTGGATTACGGTCTTTTGATCGAAGTGATGGATGCTGTTCGCCAGGCAGGTGTCAAACGTCTCAGTCTGGCCACCATCTACAAAGAGGATTAA
- the rpoN gene encoding RNA polymerase factor sigma-54: MKQQLIQDQRQILMPLLVQQMEILTLPLPELREKLREEAEKNPLIKLENPVPEGGKWRLKRQSFLTAPDFVFENAADTKGLLDHLREQIHFAGWSEREEEIAMLLLTSLDTNGFLRQDVKDLIQGTDYTLEEVEQIRQKIMRLDPEGLASRGVHEFLVFQAEETFGPESLEARLLKEVPDLLEKRLYSHIRKYYKLSEENLQKVLENLAELKPVPVTGWGESAMTIIPEAFVDVEGDKISIRLNEYYIPDVRLDQYYLSLAENEKLSREDKKFLKNNLNSAKTLIENLESRKEIVYRVIHALVEYQKDFFIKGARYQKPLRLRDIAEELGIHESTVSRVVKDKYIQVQGKVIPLKQFFSASVKNVSQEDVSTKSIHDMIRQIVAQEDKADPLSDEQIVSILENKGIKVSRRTVAKYRGILGIPPAHARREYR; encoded by the coding sequence ATGAAACAGCAACTTATTCAGGATCAGCGCCAGATTTTGATGCCTCTGCTTGTCCAACAGATGGAGATTTTAACGCTTCCTCTGCCGGAGCTCAGGGAGAAATTAAGAGAAGAAGCGGAAAAAAATCCCCTTATAAAGCTTGAAAATCCGGTACCAGAGGGTGGAAAATGGCGATTAAAACGTCAGTCTTTTCTGACAGCCCCCGATTTTGTTTTTGAAAATGCAGCAGATACAAAAGGCCTCCTTGACCATCTGCGTGAACAAATCCATTTTGCGGGTTGGAGTGAGAGAGAAGAAGAAATAGCCATGCTTCTTCTTACCTCTTTAGATACCAATGGTTTTTTGCGTCAGGATGTGAAAGATCTCATCCAGGGGACCGATTATACCCTTGAAGAGGTAGAACAGATTCGGCAAAAGATTATGCGCCTTGATCCTGAGGGACTTGCTTCACGTGGGGTGCATGAGTTTCTTGTTTTTCAGGCGGAGGAGACCTTTGGTCCCGAGAGTCTGGAGGCTCGTTTACTCAAGGAGGTTCCCGATCTTCTCGAAAAACGTTTATATTCTCATATAAGAAAATATTACAAGTTGTCGGAGGAAAACCTTCAAAAAGTGCTTGAAAACCTCGCAGAACTCAAGCCTGTGCCTGTGACTGGGTGGGGAGAATCGGCGATGACGATTATTCCTGAAGCGTTTGTCGATGTTGAGGGGGATAAGATCTCTATTCGTTTAAATGAATACTATATTCCTGATGTACGGTTGGATCAGTATTATCTCTCACTAGCAGAAAATGAGAAATTATCTCGAGAGGACAAAAAGTTTTTGAAAAACAATCTAAACAGCGCGAAAACATTGATCGAAAACCTGGAAAGCCGCAAGGAAATAGTTTATCGCGTAATTCATGCCCTGGTTGAATACCAAAAAGACTTTTTTATTAAGGGGGCACGTTATCAGAAGCCCCTTCGTTTGCGGGATATCGCGGAGGAACTGGGTATTCATGAATCCACGGTGAGCCGGGTAGTAAAAGATAAGTACATTCAGGTTCAAGGAAAGGTAATCCCTTTGAAGCAGTTTTTTTCAGCTTCGGTAAAAAATGTGTCCCAGGAAGATGTTTCTACGAAGAGTATTCATGACATGATTCGCCAGATCGTAGCTCAGGAGGACAAGGCAGATCCCTTAAGTGATGAACAGATAGTGAGTATTCTTGAGAACAAGGGGATAAAGGTATCCAGACGGACGGTTGCCAAATACAGGGGGATACTTGGGATTCCCCCTGCACATGCTCGAAGGGAGTACCGATAG
- a CDS encoding GNAT family N-acetyltransferase translates to MEIRLAKPDETNELIEMCRWFTTSPFQFDDRLEGVSSGFEPIFAKNMLLSPSTITYVATESQKILGFIAFHPLSPISEHAGKRIANILLLVVRPENQNQGIGGSLVDRALSHLSNLQVDIVTVGTDLYNIPALQVYTSRGFYPRLVWHIFRYYDLLPKDKKELPSQTTSLSANIRPLSLNEIQPFEESFSRPLSLLRDKYVHKSSLRKYLIEKWKSQINQAKLFCLGYCINDRPIALITIQQDTLSEQTLKTEKPVYRILDVLTLPSTELSILRSLLQEMTVRFSASLLEIWIDATENLLIQTIEDAGFRLAYSGINLHAYPVPPTKEP, encoded by the coding sequence ATGGAAATACGACTGGCAAAACCAGACGAAACAAACGAACTCATCGAAATGTGTCGATGGTTTACCACTTCTCCCTTTCAATTTGATGATCGCCTTGAAGGGGTTTCGAGTGGATTTGAGCCCATCTTCGCAAAAAATATGCTTCTCTCACCATCAACCATAACCTACGTCGCTACCGAAAGCCAGAAAATTTTAGGGTTTATTGCCTTTCATCCCTTGAGTCCTATCTCAGAACATGCCGGAAAACGTATTGCCAACATTCTTCTCCTTGTGGTCAGACCCGAAAACCAAAACCAGGGTATAGGAGGGAGTCTTGTTGACAGGGCTCTCTCCCATCTTTCCAATCTCCAGGTAGACATAGTAACGGTAGGCACAGACCTCTATAACATCCCCGCCCTTCAGGTTTATACTTCCAGAGGATTTTATCCCCGCCTTGTGTGGCACATTTTCCGTTATTACGATCTTTTACCAAAAGACAAAAAAGAACTTCCCTCTCAAACAACCTCTCTCTCGGCCAATATTCGTCCCCTCTCCCTCAACGAGATTCAACCATTTGAAGAAAGTTTTTCCCGTCCTCTCTCACTCTTACGTGACAAATACGTACATAAATCCTCACTCCGAAAATACCTTATCGAAAAATGGAAATCCCAGATAAACCAGGCCAAACTCTTTTGCCTCGGCTATTGTATTAACGATCGCCCCATTGCCCTCATCACCATCCAGCAAGATACGCTCAGTGAACAAACACTCAAAACAGAAAAACCTGTTTACCGTATTCTTGATGTGCTTACCCTGCCCAGTACTGAGCTCTCCATCCTGAGGAGTCTTCTTCAAGAGATGACTGTCCGTTTCTCCGCAAGCCTCCTCGAGATATGGATAGACGCTACGGAGAATCTTCTGATCCAGACCATCGAGGATGCCGGTTTTCGTCTCGCCTACAGCGGCATCAACCTCCACGCGTACCCTGTACCACCTACAAAAGAACCCTGA
- a CDS encoding polyhydroxyalkanoate synthesis regulator DNA-binding domain-containing protein encodes MFHLIRKYSNRKLYDIATRSFIKQEDLIMLLIQGEEVRIEDSDTHVDITSLEIQKALVRFPELQKLYVSKKLFLQSSQPSPDTELETATPNGEGYVPAEIRLLYKSLEYLTASLRILASEPVYNTALHADLVENFLFIEKRLRKLKKKHKLI; translated from the coding sequence ATGTTTCATCTGATACGAAAATACTCCAATCGCAAGCTCTACGACATCGCCACTCGCTCTTTTATCAAACAAGAGGATCTGATCATGCTCCTCATCCAGGGCGAAGAGGTTCGTATCGAAGACAGTGATACCCATGTGGACATCACCTCTCTTGAAATCCAGAAAGCCCTCGTCCGTTTTCCTGAACTTCAAAAACTTTATGTTTCTAAAAAACTCTTCCTTCAATCCTCTCAGCCATCTCCTGATACAGAACTTGAGACAGCCACACCCAACGGAGAGGGATATGTTCCTGCCGAGATTCGTCTTCTCTACAAGTCTCTTGAATACCTCACTGCCTCACTACGAATCCTTGCCAGCGAACCCGTTTACAATACAGCCCTCCATGCAGATCTGGTGGAGAATTTCCTCTTCATCGAAAAGCGCCTCAGAAAACTCAAAAAAAAACATAAGCTTATTTAG
- a CDS encoding Spy/CpxP family protein refolding chaperone, with protein MRRTVWIMVLSGIAGVSMLFGWGPAGVQGARSSVNYGPRMGMRGIGMITNLSQDQKDKIFAIQQNLEKDIASLQTEANQIRYDLHKVLTATNVDEKKAKDLHAKLQSIQQKIADRRFQAELDMLKVLTPEQRQQLQNLPAPNRGRGGRMGKW; from the coding sequence ATGAGAAGAACCGTATGGATCATGGTGTTGTCCGGTATAGCCGGGGTTTCGATGTTGTTCGGCTGGGGACCTGCTGGTGTCCAGGGAGCAAGAAGTTCCGTGAATTACGGTCCAAGAATGGGGATGAGAGGTATAGGCATGATTACCAATCTCTCCCAGGACCAGAAGGATAAGATCTTTGCTATCCAGCAGAATCTCGAAAAAGATATTGCTTCCCTGCAGACTGAAGCCAATCAGATCCGCTACGATCTGCACAAAGTGCTGACGGCTACCAACGTGGACGAAAAGAAAGCAAAAGACCTCCACGCCAAGCTTCAGTCCATCCAGCAAAAGATAGCTGATCGTCGCTTTCAGGCAGAACTGGATATGCTTAAAGTCCTCACCCCCGAACAACGACAGCAACTCCAGAATCTCCCCGCACCAAACAGGGGAAGAGGCGGCAGAATGGGCAAGTGGTAA
- a CDS encoding oligosaccharide flippase family protein — protein MRELKRREVVAYTGLMTVATFVTGGINFVFNMVVGKLIGPVEYGVLSPLMGSLFSLLSMPVMGLQLFMNQSLGEIFRENPQGIRSFIRFLFMSLMKILVVLEIVLFLAIPLLQVWLKLPDKAVLMVLFVIVLVNYVQIFFYAVLQFQHEFLLLFWVTTVTTLMKLGLGIVLALKWKTAFSLMFAYLVPMVLAAFVYGWMLWQWYRELPNTGCGRYQHFWKSFVVSMVSGGAYMVLSSFDVLLVRSFFLNQAVVGTYAMAGLIARASFFLASAFTTVFLPVMAKRKERSHLLTLWGLGVLVVILLGYTGCVWIFRSLIAEGFLGGNYPGLKEYLAPYTFWFIPYALISFLVSFYTVHKSLVYGALIGLGVIAQGVLFSVWHESISQALLIVGGVGYGLLFCFVVEILWQRRRA, from the coding sequence ATGAGAGAGTTGAAACGTCGAGAGGTGGTAGCGTATACCGGGCTTATGACGGTGGCGACCTTTGTAACAGGAGGTATCAATTTTGTTTTTAATATGGTGGTGGGGAAGTTGATTGGGCCCGTCGAATATGGGGTATTGAGTCCGTTGATGGGGTCCCTTTTTTCCTTGCTTTCGATGCCGGTGATGGGGCTCCAGCTCTTTATGAACCAGTCGTTAGGGGAGATCTTTCGAGAAAATCCTCAAGGAATTCGATCTTTTATTCGTTTTTTATTTATGAGTTTGATGAAGATACTGGTGGTACTTGAGATTGTGCTTTTTCTGGCTATACCGCTTCTTCAGGTCTGGTTGAAACTGCCAGATAAGGCCGTGCTTATGGTGCTTTTTGTGATTGTCCTTGTCAATTATGTGCAGATTTTTTTCTATGCCGTTTTGCAGTTTCAGCATGAGTTTCTTCTTCTTTTTTGGGTGACAACGGTGACAACGTTGATGAAATTGGGTTTGGGGATAGTGCTTGCTCTGAAGTGGAAAACGGCCTTTTCTCTGATGTTTGCCTATTTGGTCCCGATGGTGTTGGCAGCGTTTGTGTATGGATGGATGCTCTGGCAGTGGTATAGGGAATTGCCGAACACAGGATGTGGTAGGTACCAGCATTTCTGGAAATCGTTTGTGGTAAGTATGGTTTCAGGGGGAGCGTACATGGTTCTTTCGTCGTTTGATGTGCTTCTTGTGAGGTCGTTTTTTCTCAATCAGGCGGTTGTGGGAACGTATGCGATGGCTGGCCTTATCGCGAGGGCGTCTTTTTTTCTTGCGTCGGCTTTTACGACGGTTTTTCTTCCTGTGATGGCAAAGCGAAAAGAACGATCCCATCTTTTGACTTTGTGGGGACTTGGTGTGCTGGTAGTGATACTGCTTGGATACACAGGGTGTGTGTGGATTTTTCGCTCTCTTATAGCGGAGGGGTTTCTGGGAGGGAACTATCCGGGTTTGAAGGAGTATCTGGCTCCTTATACCTTCTGGTTTATTCCTTATGCCCTTATTTCGTTTTTGGTGAGTTTTTATACTGTTCACAAAAGTCTTGTGTATGGTGCTCTTATTGGGTTGGGGGTTATAGCCCAGGGAGTTCTCTTTAGTGTGTGGCATGAGTCGATTTCCCAGGCGCTTTTGATTGTTGGTGGTGTGGGATACGGGCTGTTGTTTTGTTTTGTTGTGGAGATACTGTGGCAGAGGAGAAGAGCATGA
- a CDS encoding tetratricopeptide repeat protein encodes MKKIVGVMFVFFLSGCNVLSVFNITDPTKETNVEYLLGLGEYYIQNMEYDKAYQMYSRAVELEPDNAKALEGQATAALYKEIPFTNVVLAIVKNNSTLIPQNGLYRAAGLISSNMLTIMQGKAKGLDSNDVQINTVFFLIGNLWAVFLELDSNGNGNVENDTRDLFILNQDFTIENNTTNRSFVDLAQAGITFQRRRPLIINLLDYSDIALSNILGQLQSEQTREFFASLTSGFSAIRSSVEDVLQMSGSVTNLLGNNDPDSITNLIGEGGYAPGDYTTFTNDLASIGITNWLELTNSFPDLGGGFDAISNYFGL; translated from the coding sequence ATGAAAAAAATCGTAGGTGTGATGTTTGTGTTTTTTCTCTCAGGGTGTAATGTTCTTAGCGTGTTTAATATCACCGATCCGACAAAAGAAACAAACGTTGAGTATCTTCTGGGACTGGGAGAGTATTACATCCAGAATATGGAGTATGATAAAGCCTATCAGATGTATAGTCGTGCCGTAGAACTCGAACCGGATAACGCAAAAGCTCTCGAGGGTCAAGCAACCGCGGCTCTCTATAAAGAGATTCCTTTCACCAACGTGGTGCTCGCCATTGTGAAAAATAACAGCACCCTTATCCCTCAAAATGGTCTCTACCGGGCTGCTGGTCTCATATCATCCAACATGCTTACCATCATGCAGGGAAAAGCAAAAGGCCTTGATTCCAACGATGTGCAGATCAATACCGTTTTTTTCCTCATTGGAAACCTCTGGGCTGTGTTTCTCGAACTGGACAGTAACGGTAACGGCAACGTAGAAAACGATACCAGAGATCTCTTTATTCTCAACCAGGATTTCACCATTGAGAACAATACCACCAATCGCTCCTTTGTCGATCTGGCTCAAGCAGGTATCACCTTTCAAAGAAGACGCCCTCTCATCATCAATCTTCTGGATTACAGCGATATTGCCCTGTCCAATATCCTGGGGCAACTCCAGAGCGAACAAACACGAGAGTTTTTTGCCTCTCTTACCAGTGGGTTCTCTGCCATTCGTTCCTCGGTAGAAGATGTGCTCCAGATGAGCGGTAGCGTCACCAATCTCCTCGGGAACAATGATCCTGATAGCATTACTAACCTTATTGGAGAAGGAGGATATGCTCCTGGAGACTACACTACTTTTACAAACGATCTTGCCAGTATCGGTATCACCAACTGGCTGGAACTTACCAATAGTTTTCCCGATCTGGGTGGTGGCTTCGATGCGATAAGTAATTACTTTGGATTATAG
- the ppdK gene encoding pyruvate, phosphate dikinase, which produces MAEKPKYVYFFGGGKAEGNGKMKDLLGGKGAGLAEMTSIGLPVPAGFTITTEVCELYYKNNKQYPEGLKEEVEEHLKRLENLVGKKLGDPEDPLLVSVRSGAPISMPGMMETILNLGLNDKSVEGLARKTGNRRFALDAYRRFIMMYGSIAMDVPREEFDKAFDHIKETMTRKRLNIPRGQKVQDTDVNEEELEALIKEFKEIYKHHVKKDFPQDPQEQLWGAIHAVFDSWMADKAVTYRKVEKITGIRGTAVNVVQMVFGNKGDTSGTGVCFTRDPSTGENTFYGDFLPNAQGEDVVAGIRTPLKLSEFERTNPTAYKQLVEVRKILETHYKDMQDLEFTVEEGKLYMLQCRSGKRTPIAAFKIAVDMVNEGLITKEEAILRIRPQDIEGLFYPIIDPSQKEELKKNFIVQGIDAVPGAATGRVVFTAKEAEEWAAKGEKVILVRHETSPEDVGGMHAAQGILTATGGKTSHAAVVARGWGKCCIVGCEQMTIDYNKEEFRVGDIVVKKGDEITLNGSTGEVFKGAMKLIKPTPPEQYYTLMKWCDEIRRLRVRTNADTPYDAQNALEMGAEGIGLCRTEHMFFDTEERRLAIQSMIVADTYEQRVKALEKLLPFQREDFIGIFKVMDGKPVTIRLIDPPLHEFVPHGWNGQEVLAQKLKIPVDKVRQRVAQLEEANPMLGHRGCRLAITYPEILDMQVRAIIEAACECTKQGIKVFPEIMVPLVMDKKEFEILEKRIREVADKILEENKMKIEYKVGTMIEVPRAALLADKIAEKAEFFSFGTNDLTQMTMGLSRDDAGRFLPDYIDEKKTGIFKADPFQSLDQEGVGLLVKWAIEKGRSTRPNLKIGICGEHGGDAASVKFCHKVGMDYVSCSPFRVPIARLAAAQATIEEKMGK; this is translated from the coding sequence ATGGCTGAAAAACCAAAGTACGTGTACTTTTTCGGCGGCGGTAAAGCTGAGGGTAACGGTAAGATGAAAGACCTTCTGGGAGGGAAGGGAGCCGGTCTAGCCGAAATGACAAGCATTGGATTACCAGTACCGGCTGGCTTCACTATTACAACAGAAGTATGTGAGCTCTATTACAAAAATAACAAACAATATCCTGAGGGTCTCAAAGAAGAGGTTGAAGAACATCTCAAAAGATTAGAAAATCTTGTTGGAAAGAAACTGGGCGACCCTGAAGATCCTCTGCTTGTTTCTGTCCGCTCGGGAGCCCCCATCTCGATGCCTGGCATGATGGAAACCATCCTCAATCTTGGTCTCAATGACAAGTCTGTTGAAGGCCTCGCCAGAAAAACAGGCAACCGTCGGTTTGCTCTTGATGCTTATCGCCGGTTTATCATGATGTATGGATCCATTGCCATGGATGTCCCGAGGGAAGAATTTGACAAGGCCTTCGATCACATTAAGGAAACCATGACAAGAAAACGCCTCAATATCCCTCGCGGACAAAAGGTTCAGGACACCGATGTGAATGAAGAAGAGCTCGAAGCTCTCATCAAAGAATTCAAAGAGATCTACAAGCACCATGTGAAAAAAGATTTCCCCCAGGATCCTCAAGAACAGTTATGGGGGGCTATCCATGCTGTGTTTGATTCCTGGATGGCTGACAAGGCAGTTACCTACCGCAAGGTGGAAAAGATCACAGGCATTCGTGGTACCGCAGTCAATGTGGTGCAGATGGTTTTCGGAAACAAAGGAGACACCAGTGGAACAGGGGTATGTTTTACCCGCGATCCAAGCACAGGAGAAAATACCTTCTACGGCGACTTCCTCCCCAATGCCCAGGGAGAGGACGTTGTGGCAGGTATTCGAACACCTCTCAAACTCTCGGAATTTGAACGCACAAATCCCACAGCCTATAAACAGCTTGTTGAGGTACGCAAGATCCTCGAAACACACTACAAAGACATGCAGGACCTCGAATTTACTGTGGAAGAAGGCAAACTCTACATGCTCCAGTGTCGAAGTGGAAAACGTACACCGATTGCTGCTTTCAAGATCGCCGTTGACATGGTAAACGAAGGCCTCATCACCAAAGAAGAAGCAATCCTACGTATCAGACCTCAGGATATCGAGGGACTCTTCTACCCCATCATCGACCCCTCTCAAAAAGAAGAACTCAAGAAAAACTTCATCGTCCAGGGTATCGACGCCGTTCCCGGTGCAGCAACAGGCCGCGTTGTGTTTACAGCCAAAGAAGCTGAAGAATGGGCTGCTAAGGGAGAAAAGGTAATCCTTGTTCGACACGAAACCAGTCCCGAGGATGTGGGGGGCATGCATGCTGCTCAGGGTATTCTCACCGCTACCGGTGGGAAAACCTCTCACGCAGCGGTGGTAGCTCGTGGTTGGGGTAAGTGTTGTATCGTTGGATGTGAACAGATGACTATCGATTATAATAAGGAAGAATTTCGTGTTGGAGATATTGTGGTGAAAAAAGGTGATGAGATCACCCTCAACGGAAGTACAGGAGAGGTTTTCAAAGGAGCCATGAAATTGATCAAACCCACACCTCCCGAACAGTATTACACCCTGATGAAGTGGTGCGACGAGATCCGAAGGCTTCGTGTACGCACCAACGCTGATACCCCTTATGATGCCCAGAACGCCCTTGAGATGGGGGCTGAGGGTATTGGTCTCTGCCGAACAGAACACATGTTCTTTGATACTGAGGAGAGACGTCTCGCTATTCAAAGCATGATCGTTGCCGATACCTACGAACAACGTGTCAAAGCCTTGGAGAAGCTTTTACCCTTCCAGAGAGAGGACTTCATAGGAATCTTTAAGGTTATGGACGGGAAACCTGTGACTATCCGTCTCATTGACCCACCGCTCCATGAGTTTGTCCCCCATGGGTGGAACGGTCAAGAGGTTCTCGCCCAGAAACTCAAGATCCCTGTCGATAAGGTTCGCCAGAGAGTGGCACAACTCGAAGAAGCCAACCCCATGCTAGGACATCGCGGATGCCGTCTTGCCATCACGTATCCTGAAATCCTTGATATGCAGGTACGGGCTATCATCGAGGCTGCCTGTGAATGTACCAAACAAGGAATCAAGGTCTTCCCTGAGATCATGGTTCCTCTCGTCATGGACAAAAAGGAATTTGAAATCCTCGAGAAACGGATCCGTGAAGTAGCAGACAAGATTCTCGAAGAGAATAAAATGAAAATTGAATACAAAGTGGGTACCATGATCGAAGTTCCCCGGGCAGCTCTGCTGGCTGACAAGATCGCTGAAAAGGCAGAATTCTTCTCATTTGGAACCAACGATTTGACCCAGATGACCATGGGACTTTCCCGAGACGATGCTGGAAGATTTCTGCCAGATTATATTGATGAAAAGAAAACAGGGATCTTCAAAGCCGATCCCTTCCAATCTCTGGACCAGGAGGGAGTCGGCTTACTCGTAAAATGGGCTATCGAAAAAGGTCGTTCCACAAGACCAAACCTCAAGATAGGAATCTGTGGAGAACACGGTGGTGACGCCGCTTCAGTGAAATTCTGTCACAAAGTAGGCATGGACTATGTCTCCTGCTCTCCTTTCCGTGTACCTATCGCAAGACTTGCTGCAGCCCAAGCAACTATTGAAGAAAAAATGGGAAAATAA
- a CDS encoding TIGR03915 family putative DNA repair protein gives MITHDGSFTAFFTAFLVALSRGEDFGPEEGGLFETKSVSPDDRLVEQWLARTKQAYGSEVVSDFLALFFSEEKDRESLFLSYAKLLEKKGKTIRNARQEPIIARIMKIRRAYFFEVHRFQGLVRFREIQGWLYAPIEPTYHILPYLWSHFHRRLPREKWIIHDTGRDVAVLYDGEIHWTNGFSLDGTLEELVSEREKEIQALWKGFYQSIAIPERKNPRQQRQMMPKKYWKYLVEKENNPA, from the coding sequence ATGATAACCCATGATGGGAGTTTTACCGCATTTTTTACCGCTTTTCTTGTTGCCCTATCCCGGGGAGAGGATTTTGGCCCCGAAGAGGGGGGACTTTTTGAAACGAAGAGTGTTTCCCCCGATGATAGGCTCGTTGAACAATGGCTTGCCAGAACAAAACAAGCCTACGGAAGTGAGGTAGTTTCTGATTTTTTAGCTCTCTTTTTTTCCGAAGAAAAAGACCGTGAAAGCCTTTTTCTTTCCTATGCAAAACTTCTTGAAAAAAAAGGAAAAACCATCCGTAATGCAAGGCAAGAACCCATTATCGCCAGGATAATGAAAATTCGAAGGGCATACTTTTTTGAAGTGCATCGTTTCCAGGGGCTTGTTCGATTTCGTGAAATCCAGGGATGGCTGTATGCCCCCATTGAACCAACCTACCATATCCTCCCCTATCTCTGGTCGCACTTCCATCGACGTCTTCCCCGAGAAAAATGGATTATTCACGATACAGGGAGGGATGTGGCCGTACTCTATGATGGTGAAATCCATTGGACAAATGGATTCTCTCTGGATGGCACACTTGAAGAACTTGTCAGCGAAAGGGAAAAAGAGATTCAAGCACTCTGGAAAGGATTCTACCAGAGCATCGCCATCCCTGAACGAAAAAATCCCCGCCAACAGCGTCAGATGATGCCAAAAAAATACTGGAAATACCTCGTAGAAAAAGAAAACAACCCAGCATAA